The Ralstonia pickettii DTP0602 genome segment CATGATGCCCGCCGCCACGCCTTCGGCCGCGCGCATCGCGATCATCACGCCATACGTTGGTGAGAACCCGCCAAAGAAGCCGCCCACGCCCAGCAACACCGACGCGCCGAGGAAGGTGCGGCGCAGCCCGTAGCGATTGAGCAGCCACGGCGTCAGCAGCATCGACAGCGTCATCGCGATCATGAAGCTGGCCGCGACCCATTGGGCGCGCTCCTGGCCCAGCGCGAAATGCTGGCTCAGGTCCGGGATGGCAACGTTGACGATGGTGGACGAGACGATCGACGAGATCGTGCCCAGCATCAGCGTCACCAGCACCAGCCAGCGCAGCCGATCCCCGTAGCGGGCACGCAGCGCCTGCCGCGTCGGTCCGCCCGGCGGCTGGCCGGAGCCCTCCGGCGTGACGGGGCCGCGGTTCACCCCAGCCGCCCGGTGTCGGCGATCTCGCGGATCTTGCGGACGGTGTCGATGTCGGCCTCGTGGTAGGCGGATTTGACGATCTCGGCATAGCGAGCGTCGCCGCTGGCATCGACCGCCGGCATGGTGGTGTCGTAGACAAAGCGAAGCAAAAGCGCGCCGGGGCCCGGGGTCTCGATCGCCATGGTCAGGGTGCCGCCGGCATGCTCGGCTGTGGCGGCGGTTTCATAGCGCACCTGCCGGCGCGGCTCGAATACCACGCGGTCATGGATCGAGGCCGCGCCGAAATGCAGCACGCGGTCGATCCAGTTGTCGCCACGGCCAACCACCTCGGCGCTGTCCAGGCCCAGCACGAACAGTTCGGGCGACTCGGCGCGCAGCACCAGCCCTTGCCACAGCTGGTCAGGCGTCAGCGGATCCAGTTGTGGGTTGCCTGGATCGTTGATCTCAACCAAGTGCTCGAAACGCAACTTCTTTCTCCCTGTCAGCAGTAAGTCGATATTATGAAGTCTCCGCGTGTTCGGAAGACCTTTTTGTCTGCGCGGTGCAACATTTCTGTCACAGCCCGCGGCGGTACTCTGAACGTCGCTCCCATTGCAGCTTATCGACCGCAATCCCGCCGACTGGAGCCCCCTCATGCCCGCCGCGCCCTTGGCCGAAGCCGATCCCATCCAGGTCCTTGTCTACGCCGACTCGCTTTCATGGGGCATCGTGCCGGGCACCCGCCAGCGCCTGCCCTTCCCGGTGCGCTGGCCCGGCCGGCTGGAACTCGGCCTGAACGCCGACGGCGGCGCGCCCGTGCGCATCATCGAAGACTGCCTGAACGGCCGCCGCACGGTCTGGGACGATCCTTTCAAACCCGGGCGCAACGGCCTGCAAGGGCTCGCGCTGCGCATCGAGATCCACTCGCCGCTGGCGCTGGTGGTCCTGATGCTCGGTAACAACGATTTCCAGTCGATGCACCCGCACAACGCCTGGCACGCCGCCCAGGGCATCGGCGCGCTGGTGCATGCGATCCGCACCGCACCGATCGAACCCGGCATGCCGGTGCCGCCGGTGCTGGTGGTCACGCCGCCGCCGATCCGCACGCCGCGCGGCCCGCTGGCGCCCAAGTTCGCGGGCGGCGAGCACAAGTGGGCAGGCTTGCCGCAAGCCGTTGCAGAGGTTTGCGCGCAACTGGACTGCCCGCTGTTCGATGCGGGCACTTTGATTCAGAGCAGCGAGGTCGATGGTGTACACCTGGACGCCGACGCTCACCTGGCGCTGGGCGATGCGCTGTGCCCGGTCGTGCGCCGGTTGCTGGAGCGCTGAC includes the following:
- a CDS encoding arylester, translating into MPAAPLAEADPIQVLVYADSLSWGIVPGTRQRLPFPVRWPGRLELGLNADGGAPVRIIEDCLNGRRTVWDDPFKPGRNGLQGLALRIEIHSPLALVVLMLGNNDFQSMHPHNAWHAAQGIGALVHAIRTAPIEPGMPVPPVLVVTPPPIRTPRGPLAPKFAGGEHKWAGLPQAVAEVCAQLDCPLFDAGTLIQSSEVDGVHLDADAHLALGDALCPVVRRLLER